The window ATTCCCGCAATAGTGAGAGAGAGCTAGAATGACGCCGAGATGGGGATTATAAAAAAATCCTACTGAAACGGCTCCAAAAATAAATAACGGGTTAGAAGAATTCGTGAAAGACACTAACCTTTCTGCTTCATTTCGAGTCAGCTGTCCTTCCTGGCGCAACCTGGCTGTCAGTTTTGCCCCTGCCGGAAATCCGGATGCAATTCCCATCGCCCAGACAAATCCACCGGCACCTGGTACGCGGAACAAAGGGCGCATTAATGGCTCTAGCAAGACACCGATAAATTTGACAACTCCAAAGCCGATCAACATTTCACATATGATAAAAAATGGAAGCAGGGAAGGAAATACTACCTCCCACCACATATTTAATCCTCTAATGGATGCTTCAAACGCCTCTTCTGGAAACGCAATCAAAGAAAACGTAAAGATGGTCGCCATTAGCGCTAAAACAGCCGTTTTTAATTTGGAAGGGGTCAAGTTCTGTACCTCCTATCTGAAGTTTCGCTCTTAAATGGCAGGGAAAGGTAAAAGATAGGGAAAAAGATGACTGCCGTGAAATTCTTGTCCTGATAATTCAATATACTCATACGTTTTTGAAATAGACCATATGATAACAAATGAGTTGAGCCGAAAAAGAAATACCGGAAATGTGGAAGCTGATAGAAAAGGAGGTCGGAGAAGTTTTGGCAAAACCTAAGATCGGTCTTGCTCTCGGATCCGGGGGAGCAAAGGGATTTGCCCACGTGGGGGTGTTAAAAGCATTTCAAGAGGCTTCCATTCCTATAGATATGATTGCAGGCAGCAGTATGGGTGCTCTTGTCGCGAGTTTTTATGGTGCGGGCCACAGTATGGAGCAATTAAGCAAGTTTTCCTTAGCGTTTCGGAAAAAGTTCTTTTTAGATTTTACTGTCCCTAAAATGGGATTGATTGCGGGCAATCGAATCAAAGACATGATTCGTTTATTGACTCATGGCAAAAATATTGAAGACTTAATGTTGCCCGTTGCGATTGTCGCCACGGATCTGAAGCAAGCAGAAAAAGTGGTATTCACGAAAGGTCCTGTAGCGGATGCCGTAAGGGCGAGCATTTCCATTCCCGGAATCTTTGTCCCAGAAAAATGGAACGGTAAACTATTGGTGGACGGTGGGGTGGTCGATCGTGTCCCTGTTTCGGTAGTAAAGGAAATGGGGGCGGATATTATCATCGGGGTTGATGTGTCGGGAGTGAAAAAAGGGACGGATATTTCGACGATTTATGACGTCATCATTCAGAGCATCGACATTTTACAGCTAGAAGCGATGGAAAATCGTACGGTAGAATCACATCTCATGATCAAACCACCAGTAGAAAAATTCAATTCGCGAAGTTTTACCAATATCCAAGAAATTATTCAAGCAGGTGAAAATGAAGCCCGCAAAAAGATTCCTGAAATTTTAACTATTATAGACGACTGGAAGGAGAACCATGAGGGTGAAACGAACTAAAAAGTCATACTTTTTTTTATTTATAACAGGATTATGTTTAGCTGCAGTGCTATTTTTCCCTCTTCCTTTTTATATTACGGAGCCGGGAATCGCCCATGAACTGGATTCGGTCATCAAGGTCGAAGGCGGGACAAAGGAAAAAGGAGAACTGATGCTGACTACAGTGAAGATTGTAAAAGCCACTCTTCCGACTTATTTGTTGGCTTCTATTCGCAAGTATGAAGACATTATCCCGGAAAAAGAATTGTTTGGCGATGAGGAAACAGATGAAGAATACAATGTCCGCCAACTATATGATATGAACAGCTCAAAAAATAATGCGATCATGGCCGCTTTCCATAAAATCAAACGGCCGTATCGTACTGACTTTAAAGGAGTGTATGTGTTGGATGTTTTTCCTGATATGCCCGCAGAAAAGGTATTAAAGCCAGGAGATAGGATTATTGCGGTAGACGGCAGGAATTTAGTTTCATCCTCGCAATTTATGAAATATGTCCAATCTAAACCACCGGGTACACAGTTGAAAGTCACTTTTGTTCGCAAAGAAAAACAAATCACAAAACCGATCAGTACAATGAAATTCCCTATGCAGAAACATAAAACTGGCATTGGAATAGGATTAATGGACGATATAAAAGTAACCACTCATCCTAAAGTGACGATCAACACGAAAAACATTGGCGGACCTTCTGCAGGACTCATGTTCAGTTTGGAAATCTATAATCAGTTAGTGAAACAAGATATTACAAAAGGATATAAAATTGCTGGTACAGGGACCATTTCTCCGGATGGAACCGTTGGTCGAATTGGAGGAATTGCTTATAAAGTAGTGGCCGCTGATAAAGCTGGAGCGGATATCTTTTTCGCTCCTAATGATCCAATCCCGAAAGAATGGAAGAAGAAGCACCCGGAAATACAAACGAATTATCAAGAAGCGGTAAAGGCGGCAAAAGATACGAAAACGAATATGAAAATTGTTCCCGTCAAAACGTTGGATGATGCCCTTGATTATTTGCAGAAACTAAAACCAAAGGAATGATGAGATACAAAAAAATGGAACGAGAACCGGGATGCCTCATCATTTTGGATCAGGGCCAAAAACAAACCCTCCAAACGAAAGGAAACCTGTTTTTCATTCCATCTTCCGTTTGTCTCTTCATTTCTGGTGAAGATATAACCAATTAAGGGATGATGACCGGGGAAAAGAGAAGATCGCTGTTAAGCAGCGCTGAACGTTTGTTTGAAGGCAATCCTATTGCGAAAATATTAGTCGCTTTTATATCAGCTGTAAGCAGATTCCGATAAGCGGACGCCTTGGCGATCAATGGAATCTGTAATGTTTTTTTTACATTTCTTAAATATTCCCGCCCTTTTGATGTCATCCCTAGCACTCTGATATAGGAAGGATAGTCTGATTCAGCCGCCATCTGTTCTTTTGAAGCATGAGTTAAAATATGTACGCACATTCGTTGCAGGCGTGTCCATGTATATCGCTTTGTTTTAACGGATTCCATAAACTGTTGGAAAGAAGTGGATTGATGGGCCGCCTCGATCAGCCGATATTCAATTCCTTCTTCCACTTCGTAGATCGACTGCAGTTCTTCCGGCTTGGCAGAAAGCAATTGATATTGCAAATAAGGCCAATACAATTCCCAATGATGGAGAACTCCGAAAGTGGATAGATATTTTTTTAATTCGGTAAAGGTCGCGTTCGGAACATAGGGTTTTACACCGTCTAACCGAACACCATTTGGATGAAAAATAGAATGGCGAATCCCGGTAGCGCTTGCTATCGACTTGTTCGGTTGTTTATCGTGGTATCCGGCTCCTTGGCGAGGGATCGTATACGCTTTCATGTCCGGTGACAGTCGATTCTTTGCTTTGATGTATTGAAGGCCCAAAATATTATTGGGCTTGGACGTATCTAAAAGAGAAACGTTTTTTAAAACATTTTTCATGGCCAGTGATTGAGCCTTTGGGTAGCTTATGCCCGTTTTGATCCATTTTTGTACTTCGTTTTGAATCTGTTCATTTTGTTCTTCCAACAAGTTGGCCGTTTTTTCAAACGCTTTGATATCCCCTGATTCGCTTCCAAAACAAAAACTGTCCACACCGAGCTCGTGTAAAAGAGCAATGGCTCCGAAAGCAAAGGTTTCGGCCTTCTGAGTGGCAAAATAATAAGGGAGCTCCACGACAAGGTCAACTCCGGAATGCAGGGCCATTTTTGCCCTCGCCCATTTGGAAAGGAGTGCCGGTTCCCCTCTTTGCAAAAAATGGCCGCTCATCACGGCGATCAGCACTTCAGCGCCTGTTATTCGTTTCGTTTGCAAAATATGATGCAGGTGGCCGTTATGAAAAGGATTATATTCAACCACAATTCCAGCACTTTTCATGTTTTCTCATCCTTTGAAAGCAAATTGTTATTTTCATTCTAGCGGGGAAGGATGGATGGATCAACAAAAAGAAGATAATAGATGAAAAAGTGGTATACTAAGAATAGTTTTCTTTATCCTGTAAAGAAAAAAAGTTGACAATCATATAAGGGGAATATATAATTATTTCTGTTGCCTTGAGGTGATTTTTTTGAAGTGGTCCGTTGCACAATTACGAAAAAATCGTGATGACTTTATCATTGACGAGACGGTAGAGATACCGGAATTAAAACAAATGGATGAACAAATCCGCGATCTTTCCCCCGTACATATTACGGGAAGAGCTGATATAAGTTCTGAAAAAGTGACGTTTCATCTTCATGTCACGGGTCAATTTATTCTTCCGTGCGCTCGGACGTTGGTCGATGTACCGTACCCGTTTGCGATCGATTCAACCGAGATATACGTCTTGAAAGAATGGCCCGGACAGGATTGGGAAGATGAAGATGTCCATAAGGTTCAAGGGGATACGCTGGATTTGTTGCCTGTCATAAAGGAAATGTTATTGGCAGAAGTGCCATTGCAAGTGATTAGTGAAGATGCGAAGAAGAAAGAACTTCCATCAGGAAAAGATTGGAAGCTGTTGACGGAGGATCAACTTCTTCAAGAAGAAAGCGAAAAAATAGATCCACGTTTGGCAAAGCTGGCTGATCTTTTTGCTGATGACAAATAAACCGAGAAGAACCAGCTTATTCTGGCCTTCATAGATTATAGCTCTCTGTAAGGAGGTGGGAAAAATGGCAGTACCTTTTAGAAGAACATCTAAAACAAGAAAAAACAAACGTCGTACTCATTATAAATTGCAAGTACCAGGAATGGTAGAATGCCCAAACTGCGGTGAAATGAAACTTGCTCACCGTGTATGTCCATCATGCGGAACTTACAAAGGAAAAGAAGTTGTGAATAAATAATCTTCAAAAAACGCGAAGGAAGTTTATCCTTCGCGTTTTTTGCATGGCTGCAAAGAGAGCTCTATAATCCGTGTAATGACTGGTTCGCTTTCAACCAAAATGTTCTCAGTGATAAAGGTTTTGGAAGGATGTGGAATAAAACTCCTGACATCCTTTACTCTTTGACGTGTTCAGGGGGTGACTTAGCTTTTGAAATCATGCTAAATTACTTCCCGGTTGTTTAAACGAAAAACAAATTAAAAATGTGCAGGTCTTATCTTTTCAAAATAAAAAAGAAATTTGAACGTGAAACAGTCTATCACTTCTACTACCAACATATGTATTACTATAAAGCGGAACTACTACCGGCTTTTTACGAAGGAAAAACTTTTAGAGCCGGTTTTGCGGTTTTTAAGGCTCTATAAACTGATAGTGGGGGGATAGACTTGTCTGCAATGCGTCAAGATGCATGGACTCAAGATGAAGATGTTTTGTTGGCGGAGGTGGTATTGCGGCATATTCGTGACGGAAGCACGCAATTAAAGGCTTTTGAA of the Bacillus smithii genome contains:
- a CDS encoding patatin-like phospholipase family protein, which produces MWKLIEKEVGEVLAKPKIGLALGSGGAKGFAHVGVLKAFQEASIPIDMIAGSSMGALVASFYGAGHSMEQLSKFSLAFRKKFFLDFTVPKMGLIAGNRIKDMIRLLTHGKNIEDLMLPVAIVATDLKQAEKVVFTKGPVADAVRASISIPGIFVPEKWNGKLLVDGGVVDRVPVSVVKEMGADIIIGVDVSGVKKGTDISTIYDVIIQSIDILQLEAMENRTVESHLMIKPPVEKFNSRSFTNIQEIIQAGENEARKKIPEILTIIDDWKENHEGETN
- a CDS encoding SepM family pheromone-processing serine protease encodes the protein MRVKRTKKSYFFLFITGLCLAAVLFFPLPFYITEPGIAHELDSVIKVEGGTKEKGELMLTTVKIVKATLPTYLLASIRKYEDIIPEKELFGDEETDEEYNVRQLYDMNSSKNNAIMAAFHKIKRPYRTDFKGVYVLDVFPDMPAEKVLKPGDRIIAVDGRNLVSSSQFMKYVQSKPPGTQLKVTFVRKEKQITKPISTMKFPMQKHKTGIGIGLMDDIKVTTHPKVTINTKNIGGPSAGLMFSLEIYNQLVKQDITKGYKIAGTGTISPDGTVGRIGGIAYKVVAADKAGADIFFAPNDPIPKEWKKKHPEIQTNYQEAVKAAKDTKTNMKIVPVKTLDDALDYLQKLKPKE
- a CDS encoding nucleotidyltransferase — translated: MKSAGIVVEYNPFHNGHLHHILQTKRITGAEVLIAVMSGHFLQRGEPALLSKWARAKMALHSGVDLVVELPYYFATQKAETFAFGAIALLHELGVDSFCFGSESGDIKAFEKTANLLEEQNEQIQNEVQKWIKTGISYPKAQSLAMKNVLKNVSLLDTSKPNNILGLQYIKAKNRLSPDMKAYTIPRQGAGYHDKQPNKSIASATGIRHSIFHPNGVRLDGVKPYVPNATFTELKKYLSTFGVLHHWELYWPYLQYQLLSAKPEELQSIYEVEEGIEYRLIEAAHQSTSFQQFMESVKTKRYTWTRLQRMCVHILTHASKEQMAAESDYPSYIRVLGMTSKGREYLRNVKKTLQIPLIAKASAYRNLLTADIKATNIFAIGLPSNKRSALLNSDLLFSPVIIP
- a CDS encoding YceD family protein codes for the protein MIFLKWSVAQLRKNRDDFIIDETVEIPELKQMDEQIRDLSPVHITGRADISSEKVTFHLHVTGQFILPCARTLVDVPYPFAIDSTEIYVLKEWPGQDWEDEDVHKVQGDTLDLLPVIKEMLLAEVPLQVISEDAKKKELPSGKDWKLLTEDQLLQEESEKIDPRLAKLADLFADDK
- the rpmF gene encoding 50S ribosomal protein L32, whose product is MAVPFRRTSKTRKNKRRTHYKLQVPGMVECPNCGEMKLAHRVCPSCGTYKGKEVVNK